CGATGCAGCCGATGCTGCATACATTCTTGACCGTCGGCCCCTTCCAGTGGGAGTTGCAGGCCACGGCGACGTTCTCCCTCTTGGGGATCAGCGTCAACACGGATTTCGGGCAGACGGCGACACAGGCGCCGCAGCCGGTGCACTTCGACGCGT
The sequence above is a segment of the uncultured Fretibacterium sp. genome. Coding sequences within it:
- a CDS encoding 4Fe-4S binding protein → ASKCTGCGACVAVCPKSVLTLIPKRENVAVACNSHWKGPTVKNVCSIGCIGCGVCAKLCPVGAITMDRDLAVIDPEKCVNCGTCVAKCPSKCIDSMPAC